In uncultured Fusobacterium sp., the DNA window ATTAAAAATGCAATGTTTTCAGCGTCACAAGAGATAAATAGTCAATTTGAGAGTATACCTATGACTTTTACAGATGTTATAACTAGAGTTAAGAATGCAGCTATTCAAGGATTCCAACCTATCGCTAAACAGATAAATGGTATTGTTAATAGTGATAGAGTAAAACAATTTGTAAATATGTCTGTTGTTTTAATAGGAAAATTAACCTCTGTATTATCCAGTAGTATAGATTTGATAGCTGGAATAGGAGCTGCTATATATGACAATTGGAGCTTAATAGCCCCAGTTTTAGGTACTGTAGTAGCTGGAATAACTGCATATAATGTAGCTTTAGGAGTTATAGCAGTAAAAACTGCAATAGTAAAAGGAGCAACTCTTGCATATAATTTAGCATTAATAGCTCAAAGTGTTTTACATAGAGCAGCTAATCAGGCATTAATAGAGTCTACCGCTGCTCAATGGAAATTAAATGCTGCGGTTTTGAGTTTTCCTGGAACTTGGATAGTGGCTGGAATTATGTTAGCAGTAGGAGCTCTTTATTTAGGAGTGGCAGCTTTTAATAAATTTACTGGAGCAACTATATCAGCTACTGGAATAATAACAGGAGCTATATATGGGATAGGGGCCCATATCTACAATATGATAGCTACATCAGTAAATATGTTTATAAGTTTTGCTGAATTTTTAGCCAATGTTTTTACTAATCCAATTGTGGCAATAAAAAGATTATTTATCAACTTAGGACTTAGTATTTTAGGTGTTATCAAATCAGTTATGGGAATTGTTGATAAGATTATAGATACAGGAATAAGTGATAAATTAAGTGAAATGGAAAGTAATTTACAAGTAAAATTAGAAGGAACAACAGCAGAGGGATATAAAGACTTTAAAACAGCTACAGGTGGTAAACTGGACTATATGCAACTTAAAGATACTGGAGAAGCAGTAACTAAAGGATATAAAACAGGAGAAAATTTAAGTAATTCTTTAAGTTTAACAAGTAATTTAGGGTTAAATAGTGGAATGATGGACCAAACTAATAGTTATTTGAGTCAAATATCTGGAAATACTGCTAAAACTAACACTTCTTTAGATTTAACCAAGGAAGAGTTAAAGTATATGAGAGATTTAGCAGAGCAAGAAGTTATCAATAGATATACTACTGCATCTATGAAGGTTGAAGTAAGTAATAATAACAATATATCTAATAGTTTAGATATAGATGAGGTAGCTGGAATGCTTACTAATAAACTTGTAGAATCAGCAGCAACAGTAGCAGAAGGAAATTATTAAAGGTAGGTGATATTTGTGTATTCTTTTTATTTAGGTGGAATTTTATTTCCTATAGCTCCTGCAAAAGTAGATATTAAAACTAAGAATCAGAATAAAACCTTAACTTTGATAAATGAAGGAGAAATAAATCTTTTAAAAGATGCAGGCTTAAAAGAAATAACTTTTACTGTAATGATTCCTGGAAGAAAATATCCTTTTGCTAAATATTTAGGAGGATTTCTCCCTATTCAATTTTATATATCAATGCTTGAAAGTATGAAAAAATTAAAAAGACCAGTTCAATTTATAGTACTTAGAAACAATAGAACATTAGCAAGTATCTATAATACTAATTTAACTGTATCTTTAGAAGATTTTCATATTATAGAAGATGCTGAAAGCTTAGGAGAAGATATTAATATTTCAATATCTTTAAAAGAATATCAAAATCAAACAGGAAAGTTACTAAAAAAATTAGTTACAGTAGCAGGAGTTACTAAATTTGCATTATCTAAAGTTAGAAGTTCAAATAGGAATGTTCCTAAAACCTATACAATTAAAAAAGATGATACTCTTCTATTAATCGCTAAAAAACAACTTGGTGATGAAAATAAATGGGAACATCTAAGGAAAATCAATAATCTTCCAAATGCTGTTGATTTAGAGATAGGGAGAGTGATTAGACTTGAATAATGCAAATATAAAAATAATTATATCAAAGCAAGATTTAAATGGAAAAAAAGGAGTTGTTCTTCTTCCTAAGGTTCTTGAAGGAGTGCAATGGACAACAGAGAGATATGGAACAGCTGGCAAATTGGATTTTTCTATTTTAAATGAAGGTGTTATTTATCCAGAGGAAGGAGATAAAGTGGAGTTCTATTATAATGGGACTCCTATTTTTTATGGTTTTATTTTTACAATTCGTAGAGATAAAAGTGATGTAATTAAACTTACTGCCTATGATCAGCTTAGATATTTAAAAAATAAGGGTATACATCAGTATTTAAATAAAAGAGCAGATGAGGTAATAAGAATGCTAGCTGAAGATTATAGATTAAGAGTAGGAGAGTTAGATAATACACAATTAGTAATTCCTAGAAGGATAGAAGTTAATAAAACTTTACTAGATATTATCAATACTGCACTTTCTATAACTTTACAAAATCATAAAAAAATATATGTTCTTTATGATGATTTTGGAAAAATAACATTAAAAGATATAGAAACTTTAAAGCTTGAAATATTGCTTGATGAAAATAGTAGTGAAGATTTTTCTTATGTTTCTTCTATAGATAAAAAAACCTATAACAAGATTGTTGTATATAGAGAAGATGAGAAAGCAGGTTCAAGGGAACTGTATGTTACTCAAAGTACAGAAAATCAAAATAAATGGGGAGTATTACAATTAGTTGAGTCTTTTGATGAAACTGAAAATCCTAAAATAAAAGCTGAAGCTTTAATAGCTTTATACAATAAAAAAACTAGATCATTTTCATTAAAAAATGTTTTAGGAAATGTAAAGTGCAGAGCTGGATTTTCTCTTTATGTTAAATTGAATTTGGGAGATATAGAAATAGATAATACTATGATAATAAATAGAGTAACTCATATTTTTAACTTCCAAGAGCATTTAATGAACTTAGATTTAATAGGAGGGGTAATAAATGTATAGCGACTTAATTAGATTAATTAAAAAGATCTCATTAGAAGCTGTTGCAAATGGTGAACCTATGGAAGTGATAATAGGAACTGTTACAGGCATTAATCCTTTGAAAATAAAAGGCGATAATGCAATAGACTACTTAGAAGATGATCTCATTTTAACTCATCTAGTTAGGGATTATTCAGTAGATATAACAGTACAACATAGCACAGATAGTATTTTTGGTGGATGGGATACTAATCACGGGCATCCTAATGTTAGTCAAGCTCCTATTCCTATTGATCATGAGCACGAATACAAAGGAAGAAAGAAAATAATTATACATCACAAGCTAGTTGAAGGTGAAAAAGTTATTTTATTAAAATTAACAGGAGGGCAAAGATTTGTTGTTTTAGATAGAATTGAAGATCCTGCTGATGTTAAAGGGGAGTGGATATAATGCTACC includes these proteins:
- a CDS encoding LysM peptidoglycan-binding domain-containing protein gives rise to the protein MYSFYLGGILFPIAPAKVDIKTKNQNKTLTLINEGEINLLKDAGLKEITFTVMIPGRKYPFAKYLGGFLPIQFYISMLESMKKLKRPVQFIVLRNNRTLASIYNTNLTVSLEDFHIIEDAESLGEDINISISLKEYQNQTGKLLKKLVTVAGVTKFALSKVRSSNRNVPKTYTIKKDDTLLLIAKKQLGDENKWEHLRKINNLPNAVDLEIGRVIRLE
- a CDS encoding hydrolase, which codes for MNNANIKIIISKQDLNGKKGVVLLPKVLEGVQWTTERYGTAGKLDFSILNEGVIYPEEGDKVEFYYNGTPIFYGFIFTIRRDKSDVIKLTAYDQLRYLKNKGIHQYLNKRADEVIRMLAEDYRLRVGELDNTQLVIPRRIEVNKTLLDIINTALSITLQNHKKIYVLYDDFGKITLKDIETLKLEILLDENSSEDFSYVSSIDKKTYNKIVVYREDEKAGSRELYVTQSTENQNKWGVLQLVESFDETENPKIKAEALIALYNKKTRSFSLKNVLGNVKCRAGFSLYVKLNLGDIEIDNTMIINRVTHIFNFQEHLMNLDLIGGVINV
- a CDS encoding tape measure protein produces the protein MAEINTSINLMNGMTQPLISVINTVNTMISTLNKVNNTNINIDTSALKASQNILNNASADLLKYQEQIESEINNNTVAQENFNVSLRNASTASDTLFKKIKRVAAAYLGIQTVKAGINLSDTMTQNTARLNLMNDGNQSTEELQKMIYQSAQSSRGNFLDVSQVVSKLGILAPNAFKSNQEAILFSELMAKSFKIGGASQQEQSAGMYQLTQALASGRLQGDEFRSIMENAPILAQAISKSLGVSIGTLREMSSEGKITSDVIKNAMFSASQEINSQFESIPMTFTDVITRVKNAAIQGFQPIAKQINGIVNSDRVKQFVNMSVVLIGKLTSVLSSSIDLIAGIGAAIYDNWSLIAPVLGTVVAGITAYNVALGVIAVKTAIVKGATLAYNLALIAQSVLHRAANQALIESTAAQWKLNAAVLSFPGTWIVAGIMLAVGALYLGVAAFNKFTGATISATGIITGAIYGIGAHIYNMIATSVNMFISFAEFLANVFTNPIVAIKRLFINLGLSILGVIKSVMGIVDKIIDTGISDKLSEMESNLQVKLEGTTAEGYKDFKTATGGKLDYMQLKDTGEAVTKGYKTGENLSNSLSLTSNLGLNSGMMDQTNSYLSQISGNTAKTNTSLDLTKEELKYMRDLAEQEVINRYTTASMKVEVSNNNNISNSLDIDEVAGMLTNKLVESAATVAEGNY
- a CDS encoding DUF2577 domain-containing protein, coding for MYSDLIRLIKKISLEAVANGEPMEVIIGTVTGINPLKIKGDNAIDYLEDDLILTHLVRDYSVDITVQHSTDSIFGGWDTNHGHPNVSQAPIPIDHEHEYKGRKKIIIHHKLVEGEKVILLKLTGGQRFVVLDRIEDPADVKGEWI